A single Eisenibacter elegans DSM 3317 DNA region contains:
- a CDS encoding leucine-rich repeat domain-containing protein, translated as MDISDASTHLYWWQSLDAHWQQLLLLNREINRNITSQQLTAVLQSKQNYYAPPMLLYQTLYQQTFYPNRRMVTEALLAEILALKECFVQSSHLTHLDPIADLPSLEVLLAHSNPLQSLRPLAANTALRSLDVSRTALESLAPIAVLKQLQWLNIGNTRISGIEELAELTDLRTLILDHTPVADLSPLAELSQLRTLSCAFTSVKHLYALEGLQRLKVLKIGMTGIADLTPATSWTNLEELHLWGTQVRSLEPLYELPQLKLLHIALQKHLSAQEVKHFQSHRPACKVVL; from the coding sequence ATGGATATTTCGGACGCTTCCACACACTTATACTGGTGGCAAAGCTTGGATGCTCATTGGCAACAATTGCTTTTGCTCAATCGTGAAATCAACCGCAACATTACTTCACAACAGCTGACAGCCGTATTACAGAGCAAACAAAATTATTATGCTCCGCCTATGTTGCTTTATCAAACATTGTATCAGCAGACTTTTTACCCCAACAGGCGTATGGTTACAGAAGCACTGTTGGCCGAGATTTTAGCCCTGAAGGAGTGCTTTGTTCAATCTTCACACCTCACACATCTCGACCCAATAGCTGATTTGCCTAGCTTAGAGGTCTTATTGGCACACTCTAACCCACTCCAAAGCCTCAGACCGCTAGCCGCCAATACAGCACTACGCAGCTTGGATGTGTCGCGCACAGCCCTTGAGTCGTTAGCACCTATCGCTGTGCTCAAACAATTGCAATGGCTCAATATCGGTAATACCCGTATCAGTGGTATAGAAGAGCTAGCCGAGCTGACAGATTTACGCACCCTCATACTTGACCATACTCCCGTAGCCGACCTGAGCCCTTTGGCAGAATTAAGCCAGCTACGTACCCTAAGCTGTGCCTTTACTTCGGTGAAACACCTCTATGCCCTAGAGGGGCTACAGCGGCTGAAGGTCTTGAAAATAGGCATGACAGGTATAGCAGACCTCACTCCCGCAACCTCTTGGACAAACCTAGAGGAGCTACACCTTTGGGGTACACAGGTGCGTTCGTTAGAGCCGCTCTATGAGTTGCCCCAATTAAAGCTCTTGCATATAGCACTACAAAAACATCTTTCGGCTCAGGAAGTAAAGCATTTTCAATCGCATCGCCCTGCCTGCAAAGTCGTACTTTAG